In one window of Mobiluncus massiliensis DNA:
- a CDS encoding FAD-dependent oxidoreductase, with the protein MNTKKSSARKPFGRPSKDTYDVIVVGSGAAGLSASLTAARRGLKVLMVEKSDQWGGSTSKSAGMVWVPGNNVFARLGGSDSTDLGRQYMKATVGDCTSDEMIDTFLEEGKKCMDFLTASCPYLEFRRMEGYPDYWLDAPGAAKTGRGVEAGAFDTRLLGPWEKTHVKAYFRPMSPVDMNSYDSADLLLAMTDLRPWVRGMKLLWRNLKHFAKGERPLTMGAGLTAAIMYSVLREGVEVKLQNALVDFLTEGGDAGKKGKGEERVTGVVLEHNGTRYQINATHGVILACGGFERNEAMRQKYQRHPITGTWTVGVEGNTGDGIELGMKHGAAIDNMADAIWSPVIKLPRTEGFQPIVIEDEERFIIPDRSLPHTLMVNGKGKRFMNEALPYCAAGQGLYGGIFGKGEGDAENMPAWLIFDQQFRNKYFFAYGHMPRVELPDLYYESGALVRRDTLDELAEAIDVPPDALAETIERFNGFADRGIDEDFHRGENEHDKFYANRYHHPNPSLGRLEKGPFYATQVYPGDIGTAGGLVIDTKARVTREDGSVIPGLMAAGNTTKSVIGHTYTAGGTSIGAALVFGYIAANTAADEAFADNPVFVAR; encoded by the coding sequence ATGAACACAAAGAAGTCTTCAGCTCGTAAACCCTTTGGCCGTCCCAGCAAAGATACCTATGACGTCATCGTCGTTGGTTCCGGAGCTGCCGGCCTGTCTGCTTCTCTGACCGCCGCGAGGCGTGGTCTGAAAGTTTTGATGGTCGAAAAAAGCGACCAGTGGGGAGGTTCGACCTCCAAATCCGCCGGCATGGTGTGGGTACCCGGAAACAATGTTTTCGCCCGACTCGGAGGCTCGGATTCCACTGACCTGGGCCGCCAATACATGAAAGCAACGGTGGGGGACTGCACCAGCGATGAAATGATTGACACCTTCCTGGAGGAAGGCAAGAAGTGTATGGACTTCCTCACCGCTTCGTGCCCCTATCTGGAGTTTAGGCGGATGGAAGGCTACCCCGACTATTGGCTGGACGCCCCGGGCGCGGCCAAAACCGGGCGCGGCGTCGAAGCGGGCGCTTTCGATACCCGCCTGTTGGGACCGTGGGAGAAAACGCACGTCAAGGCGTACTTCCGTCCGATGTCTCCGGTGGATATGAACTCCTATGATTCGGCCGATTTGCTGCTGGCCATGACCGACCTGCGCCCCTGGGTGCGAGGCATGAAACTGTTGTGGCGCAACCTGAAACACTTTGCCAAAGGCGAGCGCCCACTCACTATGGGCGCGGGCTTGACCGCTGCCATTATGTACTCCGTCCTGCGTGAGGGAGTGGAAGTGAAACTGCAAAACGCCCTGGTTGACTTCCTCACCGAGGGCGGCGATGCAGGCAAGAAAGGCAAAGGGGAGGAGCGCGTGACCGGCGTCGTACTGGAACACAACGGCACCCGGTACCAAATCAACGCGACCCACGGCGTCATCCTGGCTTGTGGCGGCTTTGAACGCAACGAGGCGATGCGGCAAAAGTACCAGCGCCACCCCATCACCGGCACCTGGACCGTAGGTGTGGAAGGCAACACGGGCGACGGTATCGAACTGGGCATGAAACATGGCGCGGCCATCGACAACATGGCTGATGCCATCTGGTCGCCGGTCATTAAACTGCCGCGCACCGAAGGGTTCCAGCCCATCGTGATTGAGGACGAGGAACGCTTCATCATTCCCGACCGCTCCCTGCCGCACACCCTCATGGTCAACGGCAAGGGCAAGCGGTTCATGAACGAAGCCCTGCCCTATTGCGCGGCCGGTCAAGGCCTGTACGGCGGCATCTTTGGAAAAGGCGAGGGCGACGCCGAAAACATGCCGGCATGGCTGATTTTCGATCAGCAGTTCCGTAACAAATACTTCTTTGCCTACGGTCACATGCCCCGCGTGGAACTGCCCGACCTCTATTACGAATCCGGCGCTCTGGTGCGCCGTGACACCCTGGATGAGCTGGCCGAAGCTATCGACGTGCCGCCAGACGCCCTAGCCGAGACGATTGAGCGGTTCAACGGTTTCGCTGACCGCGGCATCGACGAGGACTTCCATCGTGGCGAAAACGAACACGACAAGTTCTATGCCAACCGCTACCATCACCCGAACCCCTCGCTGGGACGCTTGGAGAAGGGTCCGTTCTATGCCACCCAGGTGTACCCCGGTGACATCGGCACGGCTGGCGGTTTGGTCATCGACACCAAAGCCCGCGTCACTCGTGAGGACGGCAGTGTTATCCCCGGCCTGATGGCGGCCGGCAACACGACCAAGTCGGTCATCGGCCACACCTACACGGCCGGAGGCACCTCCATCGGGGCCGCGCTGGTCTTTGGTTACATCGCCGCTAACACCGCTGCTGACGAGGCTTTCGCCGACAATCCGGTGTTCGTAGCGCGCTAG
- the lipB gene encoding lipoyl(octanoyl) transferase LipB, translating to MRVENLLPRGLVSYQEADRIQRDTWARVRDGELDHTLILGQFEPTYTAGRNTHDSDLINKDLPVIRTDRAGSLTWHGPGQLVVYPVVRLREPVDLIAYIRAVEGAVIDAVRDTWGLDVEIVKGRAGVWLRYRDAAGRTAAERGTGRDRKLCAIGLKVVQNATLHGLALNIHPDFNRAFTGIIPCGLNDAGVTSLFEEGIETDFDTAAKVLVDQLTAKLTPLLAPFSKIRDRRP from the coding sequence GTGCGAGTGGAGAATTTACTGCCCCGAGGGCTGGTGTCTTACCAGGAAGCGGACCGGATTCAGCGCGACACCTGGGCGCGGGTGCGGGACGGGGAACTGGACCACACCCTCATCTTGGGGCAGTTCGAACCGACCTATACCGCCGGACGCAACACCCACGACAGTGACCTCATCAACAAAGACTTGCCGGTCATTCGCACCGACCGAGCCGGGTCGCTCACCTGGCACGGGCCGGGTCAGCTGGTGGTCTATCCGGTGGTGAGGCTGCGCGAGCCGGTGGACCTGATTGCCTACATTCGCGCGGTGGAAGGCGCGGTCATCGACGCGGTTCGCGACACTTGGGGCTTGGACGTTGAGATCGTGAAAGGCCGCGCGGGAGTGTGGTTGCGCTACCGAGACGCCGCGGGGCGCACCGCCGCCGAGCGGGGGACGGGACGCGACCGCAAACTGTGCGCCATCGGCTTGAAAGTCGTGCAAAACGCGACCCTGCACGGGCTGGCGCTCAACATTCACCCGGATTTCAACCGCGCGTTTACGGGCATCATTCCCTGCGGGCTAAACGATGCCGGGGTCACCTCCCTGTTCGAGGAGGGGATCGAGACGGACTTCGACACCGCCGCAAAAGTCCTGGTGGACCAGCTCACCGCGAAACTCACCCCCCTGCTGGCTCCGTTTTCAAAAATTAGGGACCGAAGACCCTGA